A region of the Candidatus Tiamatella incendiivivens genome:
GCTCTATGGTGACTTATGTAATAATTAAGTGATAAAGAATAATATAACTATTATTTAACAATTTTTTGTTAACTATTCTAATAAGGGTTATTGAAGATTGGCTATTGTAAATTAAAATGATCATATGGTATATCTCTTTTAAAAAGAATATAAACGCGTTTTAGAATTCCTAGTACGGGCTCATAAAACCAGCAACTCCCACGGTTACTAATGCGTTATAATGGAAAAGTTTATTATAAATTATAGGTGCAATTTCATTAAGTTCCTGTAAGGGATTATAGGATTTTAAACTCATTGATTTAATTGATTGGAGTGCACTATCGCATAGGTTGTTTATCGTGTTTTCGTCACATCTATTGATAGGTGTGTTCCAGACAGCAACCTTGATTATTATCTTTTTGTCTATAGGAAGTTCTTTATCGCAGATTGGTGATTTAGTTGTGCTTATAGGATGAGGAGTACCCATAGAGTTTCCTTTATAAGAGTACTGTTAATGGAAAGGTGTTTATTAATTAATCACATAGTATTAAGGAAGTGAACGTTCGCTAACTTACGCCTTTGATTAATCCTTAGTGTTCGTAGTGTTGTGTTTTGTTAGGTATTTTTTGAGTCCTGGTGCTAGTAGTGGTTTTCCGTCGTGTTGTGGGTAGGCGTATGGTAGTGTTATTTCTGTGGTGCCTAGTGGTGTTTCGATTGTTATTGTTGGGTTTTCTGTGAGTGGTATTTCCTGGAGGGTTTTTCCTTGTAGGATCATGTTTGTTAGGTAGGTTGCTCCGTCTATGCTTAGCTGGTGTGTGCCTAGGTTTCTTGTTTTGGCCCATGGTGTTCGGCGGGTGATTTCTCTTGTGCGGTGTTTTCTGGGGTGGTCTCCTAGTATTCCTCCTATTATTATGCAGTCTGCTTGCCTTGCTTCTTGGGGTGTGAGTGGTTGGGTTGCGTCTGGGTCTAGTATTATTGTTTTCCTGTCTTTGCAGTATTGGTGTGCTGGTGTGCCTAGTATTTTGGGTGGGTTGCATGTTTTCTTGTTGGTTTGTTGTTCGAGTTGTTTGGGTGTGTTTGTGATTACTAGTTTGTCTCCCGCGATTTGGTGGGCTTGTAGGATTTCTAGGAGAATTCGTTCGCCTGGTGGTTCCATGTTCTCTATTACTATCTCTGCCACGATTGGGGTTTCACTCTTCCTCCCTGTATTCTACTGTTAGGACGTCTGTTTCTGCGTGTTTGAATATGTCGCTTGCTACGCTTCCAACTAGCTTGTCGAGCCAGCTGCGTTTTCCCCGTTTCCCTACTACTATTAGGTCTGCGTTTACTTTCTTCGCGTAGTTTAATACGATGTGTCCTGCACTGCCTGTTTCAACTGTTACTTCCTCTACCGTTGCTCCTTTCTCCGCTGCTATTTTCTTTGCTTCGCCTAGTGTGTTCCTAGCGTTTTCCTCTATGGCTGTTAGTGCACCTTCGATTATGGGGGTCATTGTGGCTACATAGTCTTGGATTGGCGGTATTGCCATTACGAGGTATAGTTTGCCGTCGAATTTCTTAGCTATTTCCACTGCTTTCTCTAGGGCTTTTATGGATGTGGGGCTCCCGTCTATGCCTACGAGAATGTTCTTATACAACTCCTCGTTCACCATGTTATTTTAGGTTCCCCCTGTTTATTAACTTGAATTAGACGGGTTGGAGGGGAATACGGGTTATGGATTCGAGGGTGTATAGTGAGTTCACTGGTAGGGAGCCGATTGGTGTGGTTTTGAATCACGCGGATCAGGATGGGTTGGTTGTAAGGCAGGGGTTGAAGGGTGTTGAGAGGCTTGAGGGGGTTCAGTTCCAGGGGGATGACAGTATCCTCCATGGTCTCGGGGAGGATGTTATCGCTGGGCTCTTAGCTGTTACCGGTTTGAAAGAGGATGAGGGTCTTAGTGTTGGGTTGTGTAGTGATGTTGGGGGTGCTGTTACTAGGTTAACGTTGAGGGGTGTCCGTTTCGAATTGGCAGATACTCCTCCTTTCCCCTACTCTGTTGGAGATGAGTACTGGTTTCATAGTGTTGTAGAAGGTGTGACTGGTAGGTATAAGCCTTTCCTGGATTGCAGGTCTACTCCGTGCATTATAGATGGGAGTCTCGCAACCGGGGTGAGGAGGTACCCTATGGTTGACGGGGAGTATATGGTTTTCACGTCCTTCAACAAGTGGCTCTATACTCCTGGGAGGCTTGGCGCAGTATTCTATACACCCGGCTTCCCTGCCCGGTTGGAGTGCGGTGAGCCGAGTCCTTTGTTGCTAGCGTATGTTAAGGGCGTCCTGGATTACCTTGCTTCCACAGGTATTGAGGGTGTTGAGAGTAGGGTGCTCGGGTTGACCGGGGAGTATGGTTGGCTTCTGGATAAAGCTGGTTATACTCCTCTTACACCTCCTGAGGGGGAGTATAGGGCTGGGATAGTGGCTTTCAGCCTTCCCCTTCCCAGCGGTGAGGTTGGCAGTATTAGGAGTAGGCTTAGTAGGATGGGTGTTAGGGTTGGGTTTGTTAGGAAGATTATGAGGTTGTCGCCTAGCTTCTATAATACTGTAGGGGATATTGATCCTGTTTTGAGGTTGCTTCCTTAGTCTCCCTCTATTTTAACTCCTTCAACACCGAATACTCCTGTCCCGCTCCATGGAGCGTTTTCCAGTAGTTTGGAGCGGATGTCCTCAGCGTTATCAGTGTGTGTTAGTGCTATTATTGCCCCACCGCGCCCTGCTCCTGTGAGCTTTGCTCCTAGTGCTCCCGCAGTTCTTGCTTTGTGTACTAGTCTTTCTATTCTCTCGTTCGATACTCCGATGGAGTATAGTAGGCCTTGGTTTATGTTCATGAGTTCCCCTACTACTTGTAGATCCCCATTCTCGAGTGCCGGGATTGATTCTTGGACTACTGCTTCAGCGGCCTTATATATGTCTTCGAAGACGTTTTCATGTTTATCGTATAGTTTCAGGACTTCTAGGACGACGTCACCAGTCCTCCTCCTGACGCCTGTGTCTGCTATAACGAGTCTTCCACTGTTAATATTGACTGGTATTCTCCTGTAACCCTCTTCCTTCCTGTATACTATTACTCCGCCCTCGACTACGATGGTGTTGTCTATGCCGCTTGGTTTTCCATGGACTACTTTCTCTGCTTCATAGCTCATTCGGAGGAGGAATTCCCTGCTTATGTTTAGTCCTAGTAGTCTACCGTAGGATGCTGTGTATGCAGCTGCGCTCGCCGCACTGGATCCTAGGCCTGCTGAGACGGGGATTTCAGAGTCTATTGTGATGTATGCGGGTTCGAGTTTGACTGTTTCCCTTAGTCTCTCGAGTATTTGGACGAATGGTTGGAAGACGTCTAGGTGACCTGTTTTTACTTTGAGCTTCCCCTTGTCGGGGTAGACTCTGGCTTGCATGCCTAGGTTCCTGCTTTCTATGATGAGGGGCCAGTCCTTCTTCACCCGGGAGCTCACGTATGCGCGGAGTCCTATGCTCCCTGCTATAGCGTGGTTTCCCCTGACCACGAAGTGTTCTCCGAATAGTATTATTTTCCCGGGAGCACTTGCTTTAACATTGTTCATTGCTTGCCACTTCAAACGCCGGAGGGTGGGTTTGGTGTGGGATTCTCCCTAATAAAAATATGTTCACCCTCTGCCGCAGATGGAGTCGTATTGCTGTGCTATGGTGAACCCGCTGCTCGTCCCTAGCCTCGACGCTCCTGCTCCCACCGCGGCTGCCGCATCGAATACAGTCCTAATGCCTCCTGCCGCTTTTACAGGTAGCTTGTAGTGTCTGGCTATCATGGAGACGCGGTGGACTGTGTAAGGGTCTCCGCCCTTCGCTATGACGCCTGTGCTCGTTTTAATCCAGTCGAACCCTACTTTAGCGGCTTTCTCCGCTAGAGCCTCTAGTTCACCGTCATCGAGCACGGCGGCCTCTACTATTAGCTTCCCATCAGCGCCTGACTCGTGTATAATGTCTATGATGCTTTGCAAGTGGTCTTCAACCATGTTCCATTCACCGCTTTTTACTAGGTGTAGGGGGGCTACGATGTCTACCTCTGCTATACGGGTTTTCAATAGTAGCTTGAGTCCGCGTACGCAAGCGTCTGTCCCATAGTACGGGTGGGGGAAGCAGTATACCGTGCAGAGCCTGCCGTGCCGCCCGTAGTCCTTGTCAGCGAGTATTCCAGTGTGGTGTGGGGGTAGCATTGCACAGTAGAATCCTTCTTCAAATGTTCTTATGACAAAGTCCTCTGCTTCATCTAGGGTGAGCATGGGGGAGAGCAGGGTATTGTCGATCTTGGAGAGGAGGTGTTCCTTGTCGTGGAAGTAGTTGCAAGGCGAGAAGCTCTTCAATGCTGGTGCACCCGGGGATCTATTAGTATAGGGTCTTTCTTTTATAATAGCATCCTGTTTATCATACTTTCTCTTCTACTTTTCCTCCGGTCACTATGCTGGATAGGACGGTTGCTATTAGGGCTGTGAACATTACTCCTGCAGCTAGCGCCGGGGAGAGTAGCCCTGTTTTGAGGCCGCTGTAGGCTATGATTGTGGATACTGTGAGCCTCGCGCCGAAAACGTTGGCTAGTCTGAGATCCCGGACGCTTGATAATGCTCTTAGTCCACTGTAGCTTGCGAGTACTTTTACAGGGTAGCTTGTTGCTAGGAGTATAACTGACGGTATTAGCACTCCGCTTATTCCTGCTTTGCTTATGAGGAGGCCGGCGCTT
Encoded here:
- a CDS encoding universal stress protein, yielding MYKNILVGIDGSPTSIKALEKAVEIAKKFDGKLYLVMAIPPIQDYVATMTPIIEGALTAIEENARNTLGEAKKIAAEKGATVEEVTVETGSAGHIVLNYAKKVNADLIVVGKRGKRSWLDKLVGSVASDIFKHAETDVLTVEYREEE
- the mvk gene encoding mevalonate kinase produces the protein MNNVKASAPGKIILFGEHFVVRGNHAIAGSIGLRAYVSSRVKKDWPLIIESRNLGMQARVYPDKGKLKVKTGHLDVFQPFVQILERLRETVKLEPAYITIDSEIPVSAGLGSSAASAAAYTASYGRLLGLNISREFLLRMSYEAEKVVHGKPSGIDNTIVVEGGVIVYRKEEGYRRIPVNINSGRLVIADTGVRRRTGDVVLEVLKLYDKHENVFEDIYKAAEAVVQESIPALENGDLQVVGELMNINQGLLYSIGVSNERIERLVHKARTAGALGAKLTGAGRGGAIIALTHTDNAEDIRSKLLENAPWSGTGVFGVEGVKIEGD